From the genome of Deferribacteraceae bacterium V6Fe1:
TTCCCAATATATTCTTTGATGGAAGCTGCTTGTAGTGTTGTTAAATATATGATGCATAATATAATTGTTTGCATTGCTTTTTTCATTTTATATGCCTCTCTAATTTATAGTTATCGCAGGCTGTTTATATTAGGTATGCTTATTAGCATTTTTTACTTTAATGTTTAAACACCTTGCTATACCTACCAAACTTATTAATAACCAAAATGATTCAATTATAAAAGCCGATAAATTAAAATCAAAGTATAGTGACATTATAATAAAAAAAGCACCAAAAGCGTTTAGAATGCTAAATTTTAAAGATTGGCTGTTAATTTTACTCAGTTGTAGCAGTAAATATGCAAGCAAAATTAAAAAAACGCCGACATTGCCTACAAAATCATACCAATGATATTCTATCATGAGTTTTGGGAGAGTGACTGCAGAGTATTTAGTGCTTCATTTGCTTTATTTGCAGGCACAAAGATATGATCGTGATAATATGCGGCAACTACGTTTGCACTGATGCCTTTTTCGGCCAGCGCTGTTGAAACCGCTGCAGTTAAGCCAACTGCTTGCAGGCTAGAATGAATTTGCAATGTTATCTTCTTAAATATTTCATCAAAATTGAATTGATATTTTTGAGCGATATTTTTTTCTAATATCAAAGTCAAACCTTCATCTTCTTTAAATGTGCATATAGGATTTAATTTTTTTACATCATCTAAAATCAATGATTTGACAGTGCAAAAGACATATTCTTCTTCGGATATCACAGGGCGCATATTTTTTAATAATTCGTCCAACTTTACAATTCCGCTCATTAAATTCTCCAAGTTATAATGTATTTTCCTGAGTACGTTAACACTTTTGATTTTTAATTTCAATATTGTTGGAGTTAGTTGATTATAAGGTAAATAAATATCTGGTGGCGGCATGAAGGGATCTGATTTGATTTGCCAGAAAACTATCCGAAAAATTTGTGGAAAAATTTACGATAAGTATATTATGCTTTATTTCGCCAAGAAGATATTGCAACAGAGTATTTATCCCCACGATTTTTTCAATAGCAACTTGCTATTTTTATTTTTACTGCATTTTTTACCGGTTTATTTTTCTTCGCATCAAAGGAGTCTTCTAAATAAAATACTACCTTTGTCCCTTCGTGAAATTTTTCTTTTTTGTCAGTTAGTTCTGAGATTTTAAAATAGTAAGTTTTATTGTCTTCCCCCATTATAAAGCCGGCTTTTTTATTTGGGAGATAACTGCTAATGACACCTGTATATTGTTGTTTATTGCTAAAGTAAGCTTCTTCCCAAACGTTTTTCAGCTCATTTAAAATATCAAGCTTATTTAAGTGAAAGTTTCCATATTTTTTTGAGAGATTTGAAGGCAACTTGGTCCCCCACTTGTTTTCATTAATGATGCTTTTTGCCAATACAAAATGTAGTTTTGCTTCATGTTCCATTTGTTTTGCTTCAAAGATTTCAGCGAGTAAAATCAAAAGATGAATTTTTTTGTCAATTTCGCCAAAGTTTAAAATTCCTTGCAATGCAAAAGATAGGGCTTTTTCATAATTCTTGAGAATATAATAAATCACTGCAATTTCGTGTTGAATAAACCAATCCTTTTTTATTTTAACGATATATTGCAGGTTATTCAGAGCTGCATCATACTTTTTGAGCTCTTTGTATGACAGCGCAATACGCCACTTAAACCAAATATCATTATTATAGTGGAAATTGTTTATTGAATTTAAAGCTAAATTACATGCTTCAATACATTTTTCATACTGTTTAAGTTCATAAAGAGCTTTTGTTTTATGCATGAAATACTGCTCATATTCTGATGCCATTTCTATTTTTTTACCATTTTGCTCAAAGGAATATGGAGTCTTGCTCAGGTTGTTAATATCCAACTTGTCAATAAAGTTTAAAATTATATTGGCGGGATAATTGGGATTTTCTTTTAACTTATTTATGACTTTGAAAATTGACTTTGTGTAGATAAGGTCTTGTTTTGAGCTGTTATTTATAATTTTTTCTGTATTGGCAATAAGTTCTTGTATTGATAGAGAGTCGCCTTTTTGAGATAAATAATCAAATATGGACCAAACATAAACATTTTTTATGTAATCGAAGTTATTATTGTTTTTTAACACTTCTTCACAAATTTGAATTGATTCTTCAGATTTACCCAACTTTCTTAGACAAAGTGCATATCCCCATCCATCCCACTTTTTATTGTCATCTTCTTCCCAAAGCTTTTTAAAAAGGGGCAGGGCTTCCGCGAAATTTTGATTTTGCCTCAAAGTGGAAGCTATTTTTCTGATTTCTTCGAAATTATTCATTCAAAATCTCCTCTTCTTTATACAATAGACAATATTGTTGGAGATTTTCTGACAATAAAATATTAACAATATTTATATTTTTTCACAGCCTGGTCCGCTAAGCTCACTGCGACCACCGGGGAGAGTTTTAATATTTATTTGAGTCCTTATCCTATCTTTAATAGCTTGAATGTGAGAGATTACCCCTATTAATTTTCCGTCTTGCTGTAAGCCCACCAAAGTTTCAAGTGCAGTTTCGAGGGATTCGTCATCCAATGTCCCAAAACCTTCATCTAAAAACAATGAGTCCACTCTGACCTTTTGACTTGCCATCTTTGAAAGTCCTAATGCCAATGAAAGACTTATCAAAAAGCTTTCGCCTCCCGAAAGATTTTTAGTTGTCCTTATTTCGCCTGCTTGATAATTATCAATAACATTGATTTCAAGCGGTTGTTTATCATCTCTTGTCAGAAGGTATCTATCGGTCATTTTTATCAGCTCTCTGTTGGCATTTGAAACTAATACTTCAAACGTTAACCCTTGAGCAAAATTTCTAAATTTCTTACCGTCAGAAGAGCCTATTAGTGAAGATAACCTGTTCCACTGTTTACAAAAGTATTCTTGTTTTTCTATTTGCTCTTTTTCTTTTTTTATTTTTTCTTTTGCATCTTCATTTTCTTTCAATTTAAACTTTATATTGGCAATATTGTCCCTTAAGTCTTTTAGCTTTGTATTTATCTCTTCAAGTGCCAAAGTTAATTCTTCTTCTGATTTTTGAGTAATGTTTTTATCTGCTTCAGCCTTTAAGTTTGTTAGGGTTTCTTCTAATTTTGTCTTAATAATGGCATATTGCTCATCCAATATCTTTGATTTTTCATTTAATGCGTTTATTTCATCTTCGGTTAACTTGGCTTTTATAAAATCATTTTCATCTTTAAAATTATACTTGTTAAGTAAATTGACAAAATTTTCTTCATATTTTTTAAGCTCTGGTTCACTTTTTATAATAGTATTTTTCAAAGATTCTATGTTAGTTTTAATTTCCGACAGCTGTTGCTTTAAGTTGTCTAATTTTAATTTTTGTTCATTTTCATCTTTTTCAGCTGCTAAAATATTTGATTTCAATTGATTTTCTTCTTTGTCAGGGTCTTTATCTGAAAAAAGGGTTTGCCTTTCACTTGTAAGTTTATCATACTCTTCATTTATATTTTTTAATGCTTCTTCTTTTTTAAATAATTCTTTTTGTAATGTTTCAATTTTTGATTCTATTTTGCCAATATTGCTTTTTATTTCTGACAAATCTTTTTCCAATGCTTCTTTAGCAGATAAGCTGGTATTCCATTTTTCTAATCTTGATTTAAGGTTTTCAAGCAATTCATTAATATCTGTTATTTTTTCAATTTTTAATAATTTTAGTGTGGATAATAGATTGTTTTCTGTTTGGGTATAGTTAGAAGTAAGGTTTTGAAGCTCCTCTGCGGTATTTTGCATAATTGCTTCAATGCTTTTTATTTCATTTTCTTTGGCATTATTTTCTTTTTCCAAATCATTTAAGATTTTTGTTAATTCAAGTTCTTTATTATAAAGATTTTGTATATTAATTTCTTTTTGTTCTATTTCTTCAATAAGATTATCTAACTTACTTATTTCTAATTCAATTTCATTTTCAAATTCGGGATTTGATTTTACGAATGGGTGCTCTTTTGAACCGCACAGAGGGCAGGGCTCTCCATCTTTTAGAGATTTGCGGTGCTCTTCAAATTCGGTGACTATATTTCTAAATGCGATTTTTTTAAAATATTCATCTTTTTCAGCGCGAAGCTGTTTGATTGTTTTACCTTGTAGTTTGTTGCTTAAAAGTTTTTGTTCGGTTTTAATTGTTTCTTTTATGCCGTTAATCATACTTATATATTCTTCAATTTTATCTTTATGAGATGCCGTTTCTTGTCTTATTTTTAAAAGACTTTTTTCGTATTTTTGTAAGCTTGATTGTTTTAACTTTATATTTTCTTCTAATGCACTTAAACTGTTTAGTTGATTTTCTATCGCTGATAATTTACTTACCAGTAATTTATCCGATTCATTTTCCGTGAGGTATTTTTCTATATTTTGTAATTTGTTAAGTATATGTTCAGCCTTTTTTGATGCCTCTTTTTTAATTGTCAATCCAGCCTTTATTTCAGAGTCAATATTCATGTAGTCTTTTTTTGTGTCAGCAATTTGTTTGGAAATGTCAGTAATCTTTTGGTCAAGAAGCCTGACTTTTTTTAATATGGGGTATAATTTTTCAAGCAAATTTTTGCAAGCTAAAGTATTGTTTGTGGCTTGTTGCAGACGTTTTGCTTGTTCATTAACATCCGCTTCATATTTTGGCATTTCTTTTTGTTTTTTGGATAGCTCATTTTTACTGTTTTCAAGATTTTTTCTTAGACTTTGCAAAGTAGCATAATCAGCGCTGAGATTGGAAGCTTTGTTAGCAAGTTCGAGTTTTTTACGATCCGGCTCAAATTGTGATATTTCTTTTTCAATATGTTCTTTTTTTAAGGCAATTTTGTTGACTTCTTCTTTTAACTTAACAACATTTCTTATCCAATTTAAAGATGCCTCAAGCTTTAGTTTCTGCCCGGATATATTTTTTTCAGCTTTTATTTTTTCTGCTAACTCATTTTTTAAGCTTTCTTCTTCAGTATCATCTAAAACTACAATTCCAGCTATTTGAGCATTTAACAATTCTAATTTATGTTGCTCTTCTTTATTACGCAAATGAACCTTTTTTGAAATTTCAGTGTATATCTCTGTCCCAGTAATTTGTTCCAATATTTTTGATTTGTCTTCAATATTTGCCTTTAAAAAGGTGTCAAAACTTCCTTGAGCAAGCAATATCGATCTTGTAAATCTGTCAAAATCCATTCCGGTTTTTTCTTCTATAATGTTTAGGACATAACTTTTTTTGGTTTCAATAGGTTTGTTTGTAGTCGCATCAATAATCTGATGTTCTTGATCCTGCAAATTTCCGTCAGGTTTGTTTCTTGCTCTTCTTTGCTCCCAGTGGCAGCGAAAACGCCCTTTTTGAGATTCAAACAATACTTCGGCATAGCATTCGGCAGTATGGCGGGACATTATCTCATTGCTACTTTTTGTTATTTTTCCTAAACGAGGTGTTTGCCCATAAAGTGCAAGACAGATTGCATCAAGTATAGTTGATTTGCCAGCTCCGGTAGACCCCGTAATTGCAAATATCCCTTCGCCTGTGTATTCAGGGCGAGTAAAATCGATAATCCATTCTCCATAAAGTGAATTTAGGTTTTTAAATCTGAGCTCTAATATTTTCATATATCTTCCTTACTGGGCATTAATATCTTCTTCATTAATATGATTAACAATTTCTTTATAAAGAGTGATTAATTCTTCTCTATCTTCTGTTATATTTACTGCATCTAAATATCTGACAAATACATCTATTGGACTTAAATCCTCTAAAATTTCATCTTCAGCCATTTTGTTAAGAATTTTATCTGAAATAATCTTATTTCTTATTCGAAGTATTTCTAATTTACTCCCCTCAACAAGTCCTTCCAGATATTCTTTTAAATCGGGGATGTGCTTTGCCCCTGTATACTCTATTTCGAGCCAAGCGTTTGTGTCAGTATTTTTTAATTTTAAGATATTTGACGTTATTTTCTCAATATCGCCTGAAATTTTTGACAAAATCTGAAATGTGGGCACAGATATTTCATCAATATTGAGCTTATTTTCTTTTATTTCGAGTAAGACTAATTTTTTGGTCTGGCTAGCTTCGCCAAATCCCATCGGTATGGGTGCGCCTGAGTATCTGATATGTTCGTTATCTCCGACAGTTTGTGGTATGTGTAAATGGCCAAGGGCAAGATAATCTATTTCAGCAGGGAAAGCATTTTCATCTACATATGATAAAGTCCCTACATAAAGCTCTCTCACACCATCTCCGTCTACAGTTTTTCCGCCTGTTGTAAAAAGGTGACCTGTAGCAATAATCGGAATAAAGTGGTCAGTATTGTTTGCAAACTTATTTCTTATTTTTACTGCGTAAGATACGACATCTAAATAATGATTTTTTATGCCTTCTACAAGCTTTTGATTTTTGCTTTCTATAGTTTCACCGGGTTCTACTGTTCTAATTTCCTTATCGCGAAGGTACGGGACAGCGCAAATTATTAGCTTTGGTTTGTTGTCTTTATAAATAGTTATTACTTCATCTTCTATATTTTCAGGAATAGAACCTACAATATATACATTTAATATTTTCAATAGCTCTTTAGGTGCGTTAAGAAATGATGGGGAATCGTGATTTCCGGCTACTGCGATAACATACTTACAGCTTGTTTTGGATATTTCGTATAAAAATTTGTAATACAATTCTTGTGCTTTATTACTTGGAGAGCCTGAATCAAAAATATCGCCGGAAATGATTAATACGTTGATATTTTTATCTATAATGGTTTGGATTAGCCAGTTTAAAAATGACTCAAACTCATCATATCTTTTTTTACCGTAAAGTGACCTTCCCAAGTGCCAATCTGAAGTATGCAGGATTTTCATTATAATCTCCTGATAAAATTTTATACAAATATAACATATTTGGATAATATTTTCTGACAAATTTGAACAAGAATAAAATTTGTAAGATTACCGGAATATTGATAGTAGAAATATTAGCTGATGATAATCTCAGGCAAAAACAATCTGGGCGACTGGATTTGAATCGTTTTTTATTTTAGATATCTACTTAAAATAAAAATTAAACCATAAATAATTGGTAATAAATGTTATTGCAATATTTAAACACTACCAAATTGATTAATTTTTATATATTTTGTCAGAAAATTGTTAGAAAAATTGTAAGAAATTTTATGATAAGTATGTTATAATTTCGCATATTTATTTTGTAGCTTGAAAATTAAATATGGTTCTGAGTGATAAGTAAAACAATCTATGATATTTGTTTTATTTTGGCGACTTCATTTCAAGTTGATTTTGAAAATTTGCTATTTTTAACGCTTATTGTTAATTGTCAATAAGTTACGGAAAAAGTTAGATGGATAGAACTTGAAATTTTTAATCGTTATTTATCAATAAGTTACAAAATGGGGTATCAAAATTTACAGAGTAGAAAAATCGATACCCCCCCTTCTTTAAAAATGCCCTTGCAAGTATCTGAAAATATGGTATTAAAAAGGGGTGCTATTGGAATTTTTGACCTGACTCGAAGGGATTACGACGTGTATGACAAAGAAACTTCCGTCTAAAAATGGTATTATTGGAATTTTTGACCTGACTCGAAGGGATTACGACGAATCTGTTAACTGGCTGGGTGTAAAATACCCTGTACTCATTGGAATTTTTGACCTGACTCGAAGGGATTACGACGTGGTCGATTAGCTCGTTATACCAAGTTCCATTATTATTGGAATTTTTGACCTGACTCGAAGGGATTACGACTATATAGGTGTGGCATAAATAAAATCCCCTTTAATTTTATTGGAATTTTTGACCTGACTCGAAGGGATTACGACTTTACTTCAGGTAAGTTAGACAAGTTAGTATCAATATACATTGGAATTTTTGACCTGACTCGAAGGGATTACGACCTAATATTCTGTTTTTACCGTTTAAAGGGACAATATCATTGGAATTTTTGACCTGACTCGAAGGGATTACGACCATACGGTAACAAATCAAAGCAACAAGTGCACCAGCAATTGGAATTTTTGACCTGACTCGAAGGGATTACGACTTAACAAACACATACTCAATCAACAACGCAGAATTTTTATTGGAATTTTTGACCTGACTCGAAGGGATTACGACAATTTTCTACTAAAAGATACTTCTCATAAATTTACCAAATTGGAATTTTTGACCTGACTCGAAGGGATTACGACTTCATAATCATCTGCAAACCCCATTATATTTATTATTATATTGGAATTTTTGACCTGACTCGAAGGGATTACGACGTCAATAGCTTTTTTTATAAACAACGATATGACGCATAATTGGAATTTTTGACCTGACTCGAAGGGATTACGACATATCCTCAACTTCTTCAAGGCTAACAAATTCAACTTATTGGAATTTTTGACCTGACTCGAAGGGATTACGACTTATGTAACAAAAAATAACGTAAAACAACTTTTCCATTTATTGGAATTTTTGACCTGACTCGAAGGGATTACGACTTTGTAAAGCATTTATTTATATCTTTACTAAAAAACTATTGGAATTTTTGACCTGACTCGAAGGGATTACGACTTCATAATCATCTGCAAACCCCATTATATTTATTATTATATTGGAATTTTTGACCTGACTCGAAGGGATTACGACGTCAATAGCTTTTTTTATAAACAACGATATGACGCATAATTGGAATTTTTGACCTGACTCGAAGGGATTACGACTATATAACTACTCCCTTATTGTTAGGGATAGAACTTTTTATTGGAATTTTTGACCTGACTCGAAGGGATTACGACCTGTCAACCAGTTACCGTCCGTCTTTTTGCCCGTAGCATTGGAATTTTTGACCTGACTCGAAGGGATTACGACAATAAAGATAAAAAAAGAGGGCTTTTTAGCCCTCTAATTAAAGGTGATGGGAGTTATTTTACGGTATTAAAGCAATTTTCCTACAGGTAGATTTGCTTATAATCGATGAAGTAGGATTTAAGAAGATACCTTTGAACTATGTAGATGAATTCTTTGAGATTATAAGACAAAGATATGAAACAAATTCAGTAATTGTAACAACAAATAGACCATTTGAGGAATGGGGAAATATATTTGGAGATGTGGTACTTGCTTCTGCAATAATTGACAGACTTATCTATCATTCCCATATTTTTAAAATAACAGGTAAAAGCTACAGAATAAAAAGTTTACAAAAAGTAAAAGAAACATAAACACCACTGGGGGATTTTAAGGGCCATAAGGTGGGGATTTTTAATTGACTTTGACAACATTTAAATTCAATCTTAGAACTTAGAACTTAGAACTTAGAACTTAGAACATATGACTTTAAACTCACAGTAAAAGGACTTTTTAAAATATAGAGAGGTGTTTTATGGGCAATAATAAAAAAGATAATCAGAAAGAAACAAATGATTTTAGAGAAATTGATGAAAATTTTATTTCGGATGTAATTGATGATGCAATGGAAAATTATTCAGAATATGATAAGATTGGAGTTGAACTTTCATTAATGGGAATGTTTTGGCCTGGTGATTACAGATACTCAACCATGCCTGAAGATTATTCGGGATCTAAATTTAAAGACTATCTTTCTTGGCTTGCAGATTATTTGTATTATTTGGATGCCACACCAAGTGAGGAACAAAAAGGACTTTGTGCTCATGTAGAAAGGATGACGCCGGAAGGAGGTGTATACTTTTTAGGGTATAATTTTGGTACATTTTTTTCAATTACTGATATTATAGATCTGGCAATAGAAGAAGGTATGACACTTGAAGAATTTTTGTCAACGGATAACTATATTAATTCGTTGGAAGATGAAAAAGAGCGAGAAAATGAAATAGAGTTTACTAAAGAAATATTTAATATAGCTAAATATAATTATGAAAACAAATTAACATATTGTCCTGATTATGATTTACTCGACTTACCTGCACGAGTGCCTTTATCTATTGTGTTGAAAAAAGAGCCTGATAAAGGAAAGAGAGTCAGGTTGCTTGAAATTTATTATGATATTGCCGGAGATATGTTATCAAAATGATTAACTACCAAAACTTTGCCAATATATCTCTCATAATTTTTATTTGTAAGCACATAAATGTTAGTTTAAATTTACAATAAGCAGATATATTGAAAATGCAAAATAATATTGACATATATTTGAGTAAAATATTTTGGCATAAAAGGTAAAAAAGTGGAAAAACGTATACAATTTTCTGAAAGATAATATTTATAAATCCTTTTGGTATTTTACAATTTATAAGCAATGAATTTTTATATAGAAATTACTGGTCTGAGAAGGGGACACCTTCATTTTTAATCAAACTTATAATAGAAAAAAATATGCCAAGAAATATTTAAATTAATGCGAACAATTCTATCTTATCGGCATCGAATTTAGCACTGAAAAAAAAGAATGTGGTAAAATTTGAGTGGGAGAAGCTTTAGGTTAGTCATATTTTATAATTTATAGTTAATTGCAACACTACCGAGAAGTCTAAGACAATATTTGGTAACACGAAATTGTGAGCAGTCTCCAGTCTCTTATATAATCTCAAAAATTTTATCTGTGTTAATAAAGCTATTTCCAACATTTTGTATGTTATCCCTGCAATGCTTACATAAAAAATAGTATCTTATTGAGTCTGTATTCATATCTATGAGCTTATCAAGTTTTTCTTTTAACTTTACATATTCTGCATCAGTAATATTGCACTCAAATACACTTTTTTGGACTCTGATACCATAATTTTTTAATTCCTTATCTACTCGATATCTTATTCTGTCATCTGAAATATCATAAGAAATTACGTAATATTTTTTCATTTAAAATCTGTACCCTATATATTCTGAATCTTCGATGATTGCTTTGGCAAAGAGATATGTCTGATATCTTACAATATCTTTTAACAACATTTTTTTCTTTTTAGGCTCATACCAAAAGTAGCTGTTAAATCTTTTTTCTATTAAGCCGATATATTTTTTCCTCCCATAAATTGATAATGATACAGGTAATTCTTCATTTTCTTCATCAATAATAAAGTCACTTCTGGAAATAATGTTTTTATTTAACATGCTAATAACCAAATAATCTATTACGACCGGCCTGAATTCTTCCATTAAATCCAATACCATCGAAGGTCTACCATATTCTTCAGAATGATAACTGCCATAGTAAGGGTCTAATCCTACGGTATTCACTGCTGTCCTTACCAGATTGAGCAATATGGTATAACCAAAGCTTAATAATGCATTAAATTCATTCTTGGGAGGTCTTCTTGTCCGTTTTTCAAATTTAATTGCTCCTTTAACTAAATAGTCGAAAGCTGAAAAATAAATATTGGCGATGCTACCTTCATATCCTAAAAGAGTTTGTAACTCATTTATTAAAGGTATCTCTTTTCTCATAGTTACCAATTTGTTTAAAATATGACTTACCTCTGCTGACTTGTGGTAATAGTTTAACTTTCTCAATGTACTGATACTATTTTCTAACTTTGCCGATACAATTGCTCTTGCAAATTTTATTTTATGCTTTGTAATAGAAAGTTTTTGTATTTGAAGCCTTCTTAGGATAATATTTTTCCCTAATTCGGGGACTAATCTTCCCAAGTATTGACCTGAGTATGTTGTAAAGACAACATCTATCTTATTTTTCAATAAATGCTTTATCGCTTGAGTGCTGATGGAAATATTACCCATAATTATTATTTGGTCTGTATCTTTTGTCAAAAAAATACCAATAGTGTTAAATCCTTTCTTTACAATAATTCTGTCACCTGAAATAGAGATATAAGAACCTTGTTCGGTCAAATATACTATCATACATCCAGTTTGTATGAAATTTTTCCATTTTCATCTGCTACTCTTCTAAAGTTGCCTACTGCAGTTTTAAAAACATCAACCCCCGATGTCTTGAACATCACTTCAAATTTGTCTTCGTATTCTTGTTTTAAAGCATTAAGCTCAAAGATTTGCTTTTTTAATTTTAGATAATTATCAAGGATATCCTGGAAATTTAATGATTGAATGTCGAGACGGCTCGGCAGTTTTGCATCTATTTCAAATGTATGTAAATGCAAGGTGGGGTTTGGGTATAGACCTTCGATATTATTAAATTGACAATTGCAATTGACTGTTGATGTTATTTCAGGGACTTTTGACCTTATTTTTGCACAGCTTATAGGATTACCTTTAAGTCTTGATTTTAAAAATTTATCAGGCGAAATGTTAAAACATTTTGAATAAATATAGTTTACTGCGTCCACACCTGACTCAAGATGACCGATACTATGGGCAACAATAATCATTTCATCATATGTCAGTTCATTCTTTTTGAGAGCATTCTGATATATTTCCTTTAAAACAGGGCATTTAAATATTAGATATTGAAACTCTTTATCGGCATCTATATTGTATGGCTCAACAATATTTTTGAATGAAACGGTTCCCTTAGGTAAAGCTTGAGGTTTGTCAGAATATCTTTCATAAATGTCTGAAATTCTATAATAATTTAAATATTCTAATAACTTTTGCTCTGAAGCTCTTTCAATCTTTTTAAGGTATTCATCTATATTTTTTATCTCACTGTTTTTCTTATCTACAAAGAAGCTTCTTTTCCCATTTGCCAGGTGTATACCAAGTGGGAGTTTTACAAGATTACCTGTTCCATCATGTTTTACAAAGTTTTGTTTGGGGAAAATTTCAACAGATATTTCAGGAATTATCTCTTTGATATTTATTTTTACACTTTCAGCAAACTTTTTTGCTATTCTTGCTGGAACAGGCTTGTCAAGGAATACCCAGACGTGCCTCCCCTTGTAACCGCTATTTTCTATTATTGGGCTAATGTTAAATTTTTCACACTCCTTGCATATGGCTACGGCAATTTTTTGGCATAAAAAATCATATTCTTTAAATTTTTCGTCATTAGACAATACATTTTTTAAAATATGTTTTGCTATGTCTACATCAAAACAAATCCAATTAACTGTGCTGTCAAGACGATGTTGGTAAATTCCAATAGTCATATTACCGTTTAAGTGATTTTTTATTGTAGATTCAT
Proteins encoded in this window:
- a CDS encoding ACT domain-containing protein, whose protein sequence is MSGIVKLDELLKNMRPVISEEEYVFCTVKSLILDDVKKLNPICTFKEDEGLTLILEKNIAQKYQFNFDEIFKKITLQIHSSLQAVGLTAAVSTALAEKGISANVVAAYYHDHIFVPANKANEALNTLQSLSQNS
- a CDS encoding tetratricopeptide repeat protein produces the protein MNNFEEIRKIASTLRQNQNFAEALPLFKKLWEEDDNKKWDGWGYALCLRKLGKSEESIQICEEVLKNNNNFDYIKNVYVWSIFDYLSQKGDSLSIQELIANTEKIINNSSKQDLIYTKSIFKVINKLKENPNYPANIILNFIDKLDINNLSKTPYSFEQNGKKIEMASEYEQYFMHKTKALYELKQYEKCIEACNLALNSINNFHYNNDIWFKWRIALSYKELKKYDAALNNLQYIVKIKKDWFIQHEIAVIYYILKNYEKALSFALQGILNFGEIDKKIHLLILLAEIFEAKQMEHEAKLHFVLAKSIINENKWGTKLPSNLSKKYGNFHLNKLDILNELKNVWEEAYFSNKQQYTGVISSYLPNKKAGFIMGEDNKTYYFKISELTDKKEKFHEGTKVVFYLEDSFDAKKNKPVKNAVKIKIASCY
- a CDS encoding AAA family ATPase, which encodes MKILELRFKNLNSLYGEWIIDFTRPEYTGEGIFAITGSTGAGKSTILDAICLALYGQTPRLGKITKSSNEIMSRHTAECYAEVLFESQKGRFRCHWEQRRARNKPDGNLQDQEHQIIDATTNKPIETKKSYVLNIIEEKTGMDFDRFTRSILLAQGSFDTFLKANIEDKSKILEQITGTEIYTEISKKVHLRNKEEQHKLELLNAQIAGIVVLDDTEEESLKNELAEKIKAEKNISGQKLKLEASLNWIRNVVKLKEEVNKIALKKEHIEKEISQFEPDRKKLELANKASNLSADYATLQSLRKNLENSKNELSKKQKEMPKYEADVNEQAKRLQQATNNTLACKNLLEKLYPILKKVRLLDQKITDISKQIADTKKDYMNIDSEIKAGLTIKKEASKKAEHILNKLQNIEKYLTENESDKLLVSKLSAIENQLNSLSALEENIKLKQSSLQKYEKSLLKIRQETASHKDKIEEYISMINGIKETIKTEQKLLSNKLQGKTIKQLRAEKDEYFKKIAFRNIVTEFEEHRKSLKDGEPCPLCGSKEHPFVKSNPEFENEIELEISKLDNLIEEIEQKEINIQNLYNKELELTKILNDLEKENNAKENEIKSIEAIMQNTAEELQNLTSNYTQTENNLLSTLKLLKIEKITDINELLENLKSRLEKWNTSLSAKEALEKDLSEIKSNIGKIESKIETLQKELFKKEEALKNINEEYDKLTSERQTLFSDKDPDKEENQLKSNILAAEKDENEQKLKLDNLKQQLSEIKTNIESLKNTIIKSEPELKKYEENFVNLLNKYNFKDENDFIKAKLTEDEINALNEKSKILDEQYAIIKTKLEETLTNLKAEADKNITQKSEEELTLALEEINTKLKDLRDNIANIKFKLKENEDAKEKIKKEKEQIEKQEYFCKQWNRLSSLIGSSDGKKFRNFAQGLTFEVLVSNANRELIKMTDRYLLTRDDKQPLEINVIDNYQAGEIRTTKNLSGGESFLISLSLALGLSKMASQKVRVDSLFLDEGFGTLDDESLETALETLVGLQQDGKLIGVISHIQAIKDRIRTQINIKTLPGGRSELSGPGCEKI
- a CDS encoding exonuclease SbcCD subunit D C-terminal domain-containing protein gives rise to the protein MKILHTSDWHLGRSLYGKKRYDEFESFLNWLIQTIIDKNINVLIISGDIFDSGSPSNKAQELYYKFLYEISKTSCKYVIAVAGNHDSPSFLNAPKELLKILNVYIVGSIPENIEDEVITIYKDNKPKLIICAVPYLRDKEIRTVEPGETIESKNQKLVEGIKNHYLDVVSYAVKIRNKFANNTDHFIPIIATGHLFTTGGKTVDGDGVRELYVGTLSYVDENAFPAEIDYLALGHLHIPQTVGDNEHIRYSGAPIPMGFGEASQTKKLVLLEIKENKLNIDEISVPTFQILSKISGDIEKITSNILKLKNTDTNAWLEIEYTGAKHIPDLKEYLEGLVEGSKLEILRIRNKIISDKILNKMAEDEILEDLSPIDVFVRYLDAVNITEDREELITLYKEIVNHINEEDINAQ
- the cas2 gene encoding CRISPR-associated endonuclease Cas2 — protein: MKKYYVISYDISDDRIRYRVDKELKNYGIRVQKSVFECNITDAEYVKLKEKLDKLIDMNTDSIRYYFLCKHCRDNIQNVGNSFINTDKIFEII
- the cas1 gene encoding CRISPR-associated endonuclease Cas1 gives rise to the protein MIVYLTEQGSYISISGDRIIVKKGFNTIGIFLTKDTDQIIIMGNISISTQAIKHLLKNKIDVVFTTYSGQYLGRLVPELGKNIILRRLQIQKLSITKHKIKFARAIVSAKLENSISTLRKLNYYHKSAEVSHILNKLVTMRKEIPLINELQTLLGYEGSIANIYFSAFDYLVKGAIKFEKRTRRPPKNEFNALLSFGYTILLNLVRTAVNTVGLDPYYGSYHSEEYGRPSMVLDLMEEFRPVVIDYLVISMLNKNIISRSDFIIDEENEELPVSLSIYGRKKYIGLIEKRFNSYFWYEPKKKKMLLKDIVRYQTYLFAKAIIEDSEYIGYRF